Proteins co-encoded in one Cercospora beticola chromosome 7, complete sequence genomic window:
- the ADI1 gene encoding 1,2-dihydroxy-3-keto-5-methylthiopentene dioxygenase, which translates to MRAYWYDNLPGDQREPHDSGREVDPAYLAKLGILHYELPNNLAEVNRIASTRQYKNRDEIEISPTLLPNYEEKVKNFFHEHLHEDEEIRYILDGGGYFDVRDKEDEWVRIKLEKGDLMIMPAGIYHRFTTDEKNYTKAMRLFKEDPKWTPLNRGEETDANGYRKEYLKMRESISA; encoded by the exons ATGAGGGCCTACTGGTACGATAACCTTCCC ggCGACCAACGCGAACCCCACGACAGCGGCCGCGAAGTCGACCCCGCCTACCTCGCCAAACTCGGCATCCTCCACTACGAACTCCCCAACAACCTCGCCGAAGTAAACCGCATAGCCAGCACGCGCCAATACAAAAACCGCGACGAAATTGAAATCTCCCCCACCCTCCTCCCCAACTACGAAGAAAAAGTGAAAAATTTCTTCCACGAACATCtccacgaagatgaagaaattCGCTACATCCTCGATGGCGGAGGTTACTTCGATGTCCGCGATAAAGAGGACGAGTGGGTGAGGATTAAATTGGAAAAGGGAGATTTGATGATTATGCCCGCGGGGATTTATCATCGGTTTACGACGGATGAGAAGAATTATACCAAGGCGATGAGGTTGTTTAAGGAGGATCCGAAGTGGACGCCTCTTAATCGGGGGGAGGAGACGGATGCGAATGGGTATAGGAAGGAGTATTTGAAGATGAGGGAGTCGATTTCTGCGtag